The following are from one region of the Ignavibacteriota bacterium genome:
- the murF gene encoding UDP-N-acetylmuramoyl-tripeptide--D-alanyl-D-alanine ligase, with amino-acid sequence MKKVHLNIEDIFNLTSSVIYEPDKLKRIDYVSIDSRKIKKNTLFIALKGKRLDGHKFIDDAIKNGAAVVMINHKNLNQFKSVQVPIISVKDSTYALGEVARIWRKKLNTKIIGITGSSGKTTVKEMIAELLSEKFSVNKTVSNNNNHIGVPLTILNTNDTHQILVAELGTNHFGEIPYTAKILSPDYSLITNISVSHLEFLKSINGVWKEKSFLFEETIKNGGKVFLNYDDPIIKAKHYRQGEHLSYGFSGKTDVRANLKNYSDDGKPVIEINCKKKHFDITLPIYGEQSAKNFLAACTVALEMGLSIEEIKNAAKRLKAPAGRLDVQKYKKFILIDDTYNANPDSTKAAIELVGRIKTFKRKILFLGNMFELGSRSIKLHEGLIEQIRKSGINEVYTIGSLMKYLNKKLITTNIKSRHFSNRKLLVNFINGMSLDNSVVLVKGSRGMKMEEFVSVIKRKIMN; translated from the coding sequence TTGAAAAAAGTTCACCTGAACATAGAAGATATTTTCAATCTGACCAGTTCAGTGATCTATGAACCTGATAAGTTAAAAAGAATTGATTATGTATCAATTGATTCAAGAAAAATTAAAAAAAACACTTTATTTATTGCACTGAAAGGAAAACGGCTGGATGGACATAAATTCATTGATGATGCAATTAAAAACGGTGCCGCGGTTGTAATGATCAATCATAAAAATTTAAATCAATTTAAAAGTGTTCAGGTGCCAATAATATCTGTGAAAGATTCAACCTATGCACTTGGTGAAGTAGCAAGAATTTGGCGAAAAAAATTAAATACTAAAATCATCGGGATAACCGGTAGTTCCGGAAAAACTACAGTAAAAGAAATGATCGCAGAATTGCTTTCTGAAAAATTCAGTGTTAATAAAACAGTATCGAATAATAATAATCATATCGGTGTGCCGTTAACAATTTTAAATACAAACGATACTCACCAGATTTTGGTTGCAGAACTTGGCACAAACCATTTTGGTGAGATTCCATACACTGCAAAAATATTGTCACCGGATTATAGCCTGATAACTAATATTAGTGTCTCACATCTTGAATTTTTGAAATCGATAAACGGTGTTTGGAAAGAGAAATCGTTTCTGTTTGAAGAGACAATTAAAAATGGCGGAAAAGTTTTTTTGAATTATGATGACCCAATAATTAAAGCAAAACATTACAGACAAGGCGAGCATCTTAGCTATGGTTTCTCCGGTAAAACAGATGTTCGGGCTAATCTAAAAAACTATAGTGACGATGGTAAACCTGTAATTGAAATTAATTGTAAGAAAAAACATTTTGATATCACACTGCCAATTTATGGCGAACAATCTGCAAAAAATTTTCTTGCAGCCTGCACCGTTGCTTTAGAGATGGGATTATCGATTGAAGAAATTAAGAACGCTGCGAAGAGATTAAAAGCTCCCGCAGGCAGACTCGATGTTCAAAAGTATAAAAAATTTATTTTGATAGATGATACATACAACGCAAATCCCGATTCAACTAAAGCAGCAATCGAATTAGTTGGAAGGATAAAAACATTCAAAAGAAAAATTTTATTTCTCGGAAATATGTTTGAGCTTGGCAGTAGAAGCATTAAGCTACACGAAGGTTTAATTGAACAAATCAGAAAATCAGGTATTAATGAAGTTTATACAATCGGATCACTAATGAAATATCTGAATAAAAAACTGATAACAACGAATATTAAATCACGTCATTTTTCAAATAGAAAACTACTTGTCAATTTTATAAATGGAATGAGTTTAGATAATTCAGTAGTGCTTGTTAAAGGTTCACGAGGAATGAAGATGGAAGAATTTGTTTCAGTCATCAAAAGAAAAATTATGAACTGA